The sequence TATTCAATATGCAATTGTGCTGACTCTGAATCAACACAACTACTACTTTCTTTAATTATAGAATAACCGAATGTAGTTTTATGAATGAACTAAAAATTGCAGATCAAGAAAAATTCTTGAACAGCATTATAAACATTTCAGGAAACATCCGATATGTTATGGTTTATGATTTGCAAGGAAATGCAATACATAAACGAATTATGGATGGTATCACTGATCATTTAACTGAAAGAGAAAATATTACTGCACTACAGCATACCATTGAATCGTGGAATTTTAGAACTTCACTTTCAGAAAAAATTGGTAAAACTCAGTATACTTTACAGGTATATGATAATCTGATAAGAGCAATTTTCCCATTTGGGAGTGAAATGCTTTTAATTGTAACATTAGATAATGCAGGCGAACCTGGTGATATCATTCGAAGAATTCAAACGATATTATCATAATGGAATGAGGCTGAGGATATTTTAAAAAATCTATGCGGTCTTCATTTTCCTCTTTATTTTTAATTAACCTACTCACAAAGTATTTACCTGATTTTAGATTAAGGATAGTGAACTTTTGAAGCCTCTTTGTTTTGTATTAATAATTTTAGCAGTACTGCAAACTCCTTTAGCATTTGCAGCATTTGAAGATTTTTCAATTGAAGATGAATGGATAAAATATTTCAGCTATGTAGAAAATATTACGGGTTCTCTTGCAATTGAAGTTTCTTTTACTGATTTAATTTTGTATTCTATTGGGATGGTAGTATATGGTATTTTCATTTGGAATTTTTATAGATTCATTGCAAGGCGTGAAATGATTCCTCTTGGACTAGACAAATATCAGACAGATGGTAAAAAAATTACATCGATAATTGCATACGTTGTAAAATATGTAGTAGTTTTTCCGTTGGTAGTTTTAGTTTGGTTTGTAGTATATTCTACATTTTTGTTCTTTATGGCTCCAGATCTTTCTATAGAATTAGTATTTCTAGTAGTAATTTCTTTAGTTGTGACAGTAAGAATATCTGCATACTATAAAGAAGATCTTGCAAAAGATTTTGCAAAATTAATTCCATTTGCACTGTTAGGTATCTTCCTTACAAGCAATATTTTCTTCACAGCAGATCAGGTGCTTGAACGATTAGATGATTTTATTCCATTTTTAGGAAAAATAGCAGGATTTGTTATTTATGCAATTATTGTTGAGGCAATTTTACGTGTTTTATTCTTGATAAAAAGAAAAATTCTTCCTGTTGCAGAAGAAAAATTAGAAGAATCAATTGAAAAACAAATTAATGAAAAAATTAAAGTTCATGTGGAAAAAATTGAGGGTAAACATGAAAGTCTTGAGAAAAAAATAGACAAAGAAACAGATGAGATTGAGAAAAAAATAGACAAAGAAACAGATGAGATTGAGAAAAAAATAGAACAAAAGACTAGTGATGTTGAGAAAAAATTGAAAAAAGATGAAGCAGATACAAATGATGATGAAAATCTAAGATAATATTGGCAACAGGTTTACTAAAGTAGTTTATGTTGCACTTTTTAGAAATCTTGGAATAGCAATTGCAAAATTTATTGCATCTGCCATGAATGAAAGTGAATTCAAATGAAGGCAGACCCATTTTTGAAAATTAGATGTAGAACAATGATGGCTGTCTTATCACGAATTCACTGATACGTTATGGATATACAAATTATTAAGGTAAATTCTAGTTGATTTTATTCAGAATCAACTCAATTTCCATTTTATTTAATTTACAAGTAACCATTAAAATTGCATGATCGAATTAATTGAGATGACTGTGTATTTCTTTAATTGGTTTAAAGACACTGTTAGATATAAAATTGGAAAAACTTTATTTCCATTGAAGAGCACTAGGGCTCATGTATAACACAATTTTAGTGCCTCACGGAGGTACAGATGCTGGAGACCAGGCACTGAAACATGCTAAATACATCGCAAAAAATTCTTCTGCAAAAATTGTCATTCTAAATGTAATCATGCCTTGGTCTAATCCTTTTTTTGAGGAATTACCTGATGATGATAACTCTACACATGATCAAATAGAGTCTCTGCTCTCAAATGTAAAAGATAATGTTAGAAAATTTTTAGCAGAACGAGTTGCACATTGTAGAGCCGAGGGCTTGAAATGCGATGGAATTTTTAGAACTGGTAATCCTGCAAATTCAATCATAAAATATGCAAATGAAGAAAATGTTGATCTTATAGTGATGGCTAAAAAGAAAAAATCTACTACTGATTACATATCTCTTTTCAAGATAGGTGGAACCGCAAAAAAAGTACAAGAAAAGGCAGAATGTTCAATTTTACTAGTTGAAACATAGATTTGTAAATTCTAAATATTAGTTTTTTATTATTGATTAATTTAGATTCTAGATTTTTATACTGAGTTTTGATATTGTAGTCATGCTTGATAATTTCCCTGACATGGATAGATCTATTTCAGCAATTAAAATTCTTGAAGGTGATCGAACTCAAGAATTTAAAGAATTAGCTTCTGCATTAGGGATATCACAATCTTCTGAAAGTTGGAAGGAGCTTGTAATGGATTTTTGTTTAGAGTTTAAAGATTGCTTTACAATAATAACTGACAACCA comes from Nitrosopumilus oxyclinae and encodes:
- a CDS encoding universal stress protein: MYNTILVPHGGTDAGDQALKHAKYIAKNSSAKIVILNVIMPWSNPFFEELPDDDNSTHDQIESLLSNVKDNVRKFLAERVAHCRAEGLKCDGIFRTGNPANSIIKYANEENVDLIVMAKKKKSTTDYISLFKIGGTAKKVQEKAECSILLVET